From Cellvibrio zantedeschiae, the proteins below share one genomic window:
- a CDS encoding ABC transporter ATP-binding protein: MPELHLEISKVGIEFPTPRGPFCALQDVNLKINKGEFVSLIGHSGCGKSTVLNIVAGLYQATTGGVMLNGREVNEPGPERAVVFQNHSLLPWLTAYQNVELGVKRVFKGKKTKAEMREWIEHNLELVHMTHAMHKRPDEISGGMKQRVGIARALAMEPQVLLMDEPFGALDALTRAHLQDSLMEIQNTLGNTVIMITHDVDEAVLLSDRIVMMTNGPAATVGEILDVKLARPRNRLELADDPEYNGYRTAVLRFLYEKQKKIEPIATKRAEKAAEKDSNKQVA, translated from the coding sequence ATGCCTGAATTGCATTTAGAAATTTCCAAAGTAGGAATTGAATTTCCAACACCACGCGGACCTTTTTGCGCATTGCAAGATGTCAATTTAAAAATTAACAAAGGCGAATTTGTATCACTGATAGGTCATTCGGGCTGCGGAAAATCTACCGTACTTAATATTGTTGCTGGCCTCTACCAAGCAACAACCGGCGGCGTTATGTTGAACGGTCGCGAAGTAAATGAACCTGGACCAGAACGTGCCGTAGTATTCCAAAACCATTCCTTATTGCCGTGGCTTACCGCCTACCAAAACGTTGAGCTAGGCGTTAAACGTGTTTTTAAAGGCAAAAAAACCAAAGCCGAAATGCGTGAATGGATTGAACACAATTTAGAATTGGTGCACATGACCCATGCCATGCATAAACGCCCCGATGAAATTTCCGGCGGAATGAAACAACGTGTGGGTATTGCTCGCGCGCTGGCGATGGAGCCACAGGTGTTATTAATGGATGAACCCTTTGGTGCGCTGGATGCATTAACACGCGCGCACTTGCAAGATTCCTTGATGGAAATTCAAAATACCTTAGGCAACACCGTAATTATGATTACCCACGATGTTGATGAAGCAGTATTGCTTTCTGATCGTATTGTGATGATGACCAACGGACCAGCAGCAACCGTAGGCGAAATTCTGGATGTGAAATTAGCGCGTCCACGCAATCGTTTGGAATTGGCTGATGATCCGGAATACAACGGTTACCGTACCGCGGTCTTACGCTTCCTTTATGAGAAGCAAAAAAAAATTGAACCTATTGCCACTAAACGCGCGGAAAAAGCCGCCGAAAAAGATAGCAACAAACAAGTCGCTTAA
- a CDS encoding ABC transporter permease — protein sequence MSEATTNLAAASTSAVKASPLAALKIGKISAAKWRDIVLGTFIPCVGLVIFLLFWQVGSQSIKTSLGTFPGPKEVYVQAGNMIVEYKEEKAREAAFYERQAKRNEEALKADPNAEIKKREYNGRPTFFEKIKTSLVTVLSGFLIATLIAIPIGIVIGLSQPLYQAFNPVIQIFKPVSPLAWLPLITLVVSSVYVSDAPMFSKSFIISLLTVSLCCMWPTMINTAVGVAGVSKDLVNVSRVLRLGWLTHVRKIVLPSSIPMMFTGLRLSLGIAWMVLIAAEMLAQNPGLGKFVWDEFQNGSSESLSRICVAVLTIGFIGFGLDRTLLLIQSYVNWDKSAVVR from the coding sequence ATGAGTGAAGCAACTACCAACCTGGCCGCCGCATCTACTAGCGCTGTAAAAGCATCGCCACTGGCAGCGCTAAAAATTGGAAAAATTTCCGCAGCCAAATGGCGCGATATTGTTTTGGGCACCTTTATTCCCTGTGTCGGCTTGGTGATTTTTTTACTCTTCTGGCAAGTGGGTTCGCAAAGTATTAAAACATCTTTGGGTACTTTTCCCGGTCCTAAAGAAGTTTATGTACAAGCCGGCAATATGATTGTCGAATACAAAGAAGAAAAAGCGCGCGAAGCTGCTTTTTATGAGCGTCAAGCTAAACGTAATGAAGAAGCACTTAAAGCGGACCCCAACGCGGAAATTAAAAAGCGCGAATACAACGGTCGCCCAACATTTTTTGAAAAAATTAAAACCAGTTTAGTCACTGTGTTGAGCGGATTTTTAATCGCCACACTTATTGCGATTCCCATAGGTATAGTCATTGGCCTGAGCCAACCGCTTTATCAAGCTTTTAATCCAGTAATCCAAATTTTTAAACCTGTATCACCATTAGCATGGTTGCCGCTCATCACCTTGGTAGTCAGTTCGGTATACGTAAGCGATGCGCCTATGTTTTCCAAATCATTCATTATTTCGCTGCTCACTGTAAGCCTCTGCTGCATGTGGCCCACCATGATCAACACCGCTGTAGGTGTTGCAGGTGTGAGTAAAGATTTGGTGAACGTAAGTCGTGTATTGCGCTTGGGTTGGCTCACACACGTGCGCAAAATTGTACTGCCATCTTCTATTCCTATGATGTTCACCGGTTTGCGCTTATCACTCGGCATTGCATGGATGGTATTAATTGCTGCCGAAATGCTCGCGCAAAACCCGGGTCTCGGTAAATTTGTGTGGGATGAATTTCAAAACGGCTCATCCGAATCTCTTAGCCGCATTTGCGTAGCAGTTTTGACTATCGGCTTTATCGGCTTCGGACTGGATCGCACGCTCTTGTTAATCCAAAGCTATGTCAATTGGGACAAATCTGCTGTAGTTCGCTAA
- a CDS encoding CmpA/NrtA family ABC transporter substrate-binding protein yields MSMLSKLIKTTIGFAAAFTLMNAAEAATGKPEKENLKFGFIKLTDMIPLAVALENGYFEDEGLNVELEAQANWKVVLDRVLTGQLDGSHMLAGQPVGAAAGFGTAGELVWAYTLNQNGYACTVGNDIWNMIKKNVPKGADGKPTHPMSAAVLKPVIENYKNQGKPFNMGMVFPVSTHNMGLRYWLAAGGINPGMYAPQKGDITGQIGSDAMLSVVPPPQMPATLEAGTINGYCVGEPWNQQAVFRGIGVPLLTVHNQMADKVFGVTKAWAEKNPNTHIHVVKALIRAGKWLDEKENANRKAGAKMISNANYVGADEKVIANSMTGVFEYERGDKRSEPDFNVFFRYNASYPYQSDAIWYLTQMRRWGQIPEAKPDSWYIDLAKKIVKPEVYQQAAKDLIEEGKFTAADFPTDLSKVDGFRAPDATEWIDGIKFDGHKPNDYLKQFKIGLKGDEKL; encoded by the coding sequence ATGAGCATGCTTAGCAAACTCATTAAAACCACCATCGGTTTCGCAGCTGCATTTACTTTGATGAATGCCGCTGAAGCAGCCACCGGAAAACCTGAAAAAGAAAATTTAAAATTCGGCTTTATTAAACTCACCGACATGATCCCGCTCGCCGTTGCACTGGAAAACGGTTACTTTGAAGATGAAGGGTTAAACGTAGAACTTGAAGCACAGGCAAACTGGAAAGTTGTTTTAGACCGCGTGCTAACAGGACAGCTTGACGGCTCACACATGCTGGCTGGTCAACCCGTTGGCGCTGCAGCAGGTTTTGGTACCGCAGGTGAATTGGTATGGGCTTACACACTCAACCAAAACGGTTATGCCTGTACCGTGGGCAATGATATTTGGAACATGATTAAGAAAAATGTTCCCAAAGGTGCAGACGGAAAACCTACACATCCTATGTCAGCTGCCGTATTAAAACCGGTAATTGAAAATTACAAAAACCAGGGCAAACCATTCAATATGGGTATGGTATTCCCCGTATCCACACACAATATGGGCTTGCGTTATTGGTTAGCCGCCGGTGGTATTAACCCTGGCATGTACGCACCGCAAAAAGGTGATATCACCGGCCAAATTGGTTCAGATGCAATGCTCTCCGTAGTCCCGCCACCACAAATGCCCGCAACACTTGAAGCTGGAACTATTAACGGTTATTGCGTGGGTGAGCCATGGAACCAACAAGCAGTTTTCCGCGGCATTGGTGTACCGCTTTTAACAGTGCACAACCAAATGGCCGACAAAGTTTTTGGTGTGACCAAAGCCTGGGCTGAAAAAAATCCGAACACCCACATTCACGTTGTGAAAGCACTGATTCGTGCCGGCAAGTGGTTAGATGAAAAAGAGAATGCGAACCGCAAAGCAGGCGCAAAAATGATTTCAAATGCTAACTACGTAGGCGCGGATGAAAAAGTTATCGCTAACTCAATGACCGGTGTCTTTGAATACGAGCGCGGTGACAAACGTTCAGAGCCGGACTTCAACGTTTTCTTCCGTTACAACGCGTCCTATCCTTATCAATCAGATGCGATCTGGTACTTAACGCAAATGCGTCGCTGGGGTCAAATTCCTGAAGCAAAACCCGACAGCTGGTACATAGATTTGGCTAAGAAAATTGTAAAACCAGAAGTCTATCAACAAGCTGCTAAGGATTTGATCGAAGAGGGAAAATTCACTGCTGCTGATTTCCCAACTGACCTTAGCAAAGTGGATGGATTCCGTGCACCCGATGCAACTGAATGGATTGATGGAATCAAATTCGATGGACACAAACCAAATGATTACTTGAAGCAATTCAAAATTGGTTTGAAAGGCGACGAGAAACTGTAA